From the Micromonospora echinospora genome, the window GGCAGAGCGAACCGGAACTGGCCGGCGCGCTCGCCCACGGCGCTGAGTACGACTACCGGATCAGCCGGTCCGACCTGCCCCGGATCCTGGACCGGCGGACCAACCGCTGGCTGGTCCTCCAGGGACTCACCGCGCAGGCCGCCTTCGGCTCGTTGGTCTGGCTGCCGGTGCTGTTCACCGAGCGCGCCGAGGACCAGGGATACTCGGCGGCCACCGCGATCGTCGTGGGCAGCGTCTTCGCCACCCTGTTCCAGCTCGGCGGGGTCTTCTCCATCATCGGCGGGCTGGTCGGCGACGCGCTGCAACGGCGTACCCCACGGGGCCGGGCGCTGGTCGCCTCGGTCGGCATCCTCGCGGCCGTCCCGCTGTACCTGGTGCTCTTCTTCGTGCCGATCCGGATCGACGTGCCGGACGGCGCGGGCGCCGGCCCGGTGACCGTCGCGGTGCTGACCAGCGTGCTGACCGAACCGACGGTCGGGCTGAGCCTGCTCACCGCCGTCCTGGCGCTCGCCCTGACCTCGGCGAACTCGCCGAACTGGTTCGCCCTGATCGCCGACGTCAACCCGCCCGAGCACCGGGGCACCGTCTACAGCCTCGGCAACCTCGTCAACGGGGTCGGTCGGGCGGCCGGGAACGGCCTGGTCGGGGTGGCCTTCCACGCCCTGCGGGGGGCGTTCCCGCCGCCGTTGAACTTCGCCGTCGGGCTGGCCGCGTTCCAGCTCTTCTTCATTCCCACCGGGATCATGTACTGGCTCGCGTCCCGGACCTCACCCCGGGACATCGCCGACGTGCACACCCTCCTGCACACCCGCGCCGAACGCCTCTGACCCTCCCCGCACCCGCCCACGGGGTAGCAGGGCCCCCTGCCACCCGTCGGGTGGTAGCAGGGGACCCCTGCACGTCAAAAAGCGGTAACAGGGGGCCCCTGCTACCACCGAACCCACCTCAGGCGCGGTACCAGACGGTGACGTCGGTCGGCACCAGCCCGTCGTCGAGCGGACCGCTGGCGTGCAGCGGCTCCACGCCCTCCGGCAGCGGCACCGACGCCGTGCCGAAGTTGGTCAGCACGCCCAGCGGACCGTTGCCGAAGTGCAGCACCTCGTCGCCGGAGGCCAGCCAGCGCAGGGTGCCCCGGCCGAGCCCGTGCTCCCGGCGCAGGCGCAGCGCGGTGCGGTACAGCTCGTACGTCGAACCGGGCACGTCGCGCTGCCGGTCCAGCGCGTACTCGGCCCAGAGCGGCGGCTGCGGCAGCCAGCTCGCGTCGGTCGGCCCGAAGCCGTACGACGGGGCGTCGGCCTCCCACGGGATCGGCACCCGGCAGCCGTCCCGACCCCGCTCGGTGTGCCCGCTGCGTTCCCAGGTGGGGTCCTGCCGGACCTCGTCGGGCAGCGAGGTGTGCTCCGGCAGCCCCAGCTCCTCGCCCTGATAGAGGTAGGCCGAGCCGGGCAGGGCGAGCATCAGCAGGGTGGCCGCCCGGG encodes:
- a CDS encoding MFS transporter, with translation MTTTSGGTRAHRLYSVVVFVLLASLDNVAIGLVPPLYGPIADSLDVPQRMVGLVTAVTFLVSAVAAVGWAYVGDRTNRKPLLVAGTLLWAAGTAGSAFAPGYAVFLLAQLVAAVGLGAVGSVGFSVVTDLISPRRRGLVMSFWGLSQGVGTLAGTLVGGILGAADWRRPFLLLSLVGLAATAAYLFTYDVRRGQSEPELAGALAHGAEYDYRISRSDLPRILDRRTNRWLVLQGLTAQAAFGSLVWLPVLFTERAEDQGYSAATAIVVGSVFATLFQLGGVFSIIGGLVGDALQRRTPRGRALVASVGILAAVPLYLVLFFVPIRIDVPDGAGAGPVTVAVLTSVLTEPTVGLSLLTAVLALALTSANSPNWFALIADVNPPEHRGTVYSLGNLVNGVGRAAGNGLVGVAFHALRGAFPPPLNFAVGLAAFQLFFIPTGIMYWLASRTSPRDIADVHTLLHTRAERL